In Arthrobacter citreus, a single genomic region encodes these proteins:
- a CDS encoding MBL fold metallo-hydrolase codes for MKITKNNHLYELSFLPNFFPVNCFLVEEENELTLIDTALSFSATKILETANQIGKKITNIVLTHAHGDHVGSLDQLKALLPDAVVSISKRDAKLLKGDTSLEASEPNIPIKGDVPKNIKTIPDRLLQEGDTIGSLIAFEVPGHTPGSMAFLEQRTNAIIAGDAFSLRGGFAISGQLRILFPFPTLATWSKETALNSAKKISDLKPTLLAVGHGTMLSHPQEAIDRALKKQ; via the coding sequence ATGAAGATTACGAAAAATAATCATCTTTATGAGTTGAGCTTTTTACCCAATTTCTTTCCTGTAAATTGTTTTTTAGTTGAAGAAGAAAACGAGCTTACGTTAATTGACACAGCGCTGTCTTTTAGTGCGACTAAAATTTTAGAAACAGCAAATCAAATAGGCAAAAAAATTACGAATATCGTTTTAACACATGCTCACGGTGATCATGTCGGTTCGCTTGATCAATTAAAAGCATTACTTCCAGATGCGGTCGTGTCTATTTCAAAACGAGATGCAAAATTATTAAAAGGGGATACTAGTCTAGAAGCAAGTGAACCCAATATTCCTATAAAAGGCGATGTTCCTAAAAATATAAAAACGATTCCTGATCGTTTACTTCAAGAAGGTGATACGATAGGCTCTTTAATAGCGTTTGAAGTTCCTGGTCATACGCCAGGCTCGATGGCATTTTTGGAACAACGCACAAATGCAATTATTGCTGGTGATGCTTTTTCGTTAAGAGGAGGATTTGCGATTTCTGGTCAATTAAGAATTTTATTTCCTTTTCCAACTCTTGCAACTTGGAGTAAAGAGACTGCATTAAATAGTGCGAAGAAAATTAGTGATTTGAAACCTACATTATTAGCAGTTGGTCATGGTACGATGCTAAGTCATCCACAAGAAGCGATTGACCGTGCTCTTAAAAAGCAGTAG
- a CDS encoding amino acid permease gives MMGLTNPKNDRTETNTNQTSLKRGLKARHLTMISIGGSIGTGLFLASGSSISEAGPGGAILAYGLIGIMVYFLMTSLGEMATYLPVSGSFSTYGSRYVDPAFGFAMGWNYWYNWAITLAFELLASAMLMKYWFPHTPAVLWSGIFLVIILGLNLLSVKGYGESEFWFSLIKVVTVVVFLIVGIAMIFGILKGHDAGFKNFTVGDAPFHNGFLGVLSIFIVAGFSFQGTELIGVAAGETEHPEKNVPKAIRQIFWRILLFYVLAIVVIGLLIPYTDPDLVRGSVAVSPFTLVFEKLGVAFAASVMNTVILTSVLSAGNSGTYASTRMLYTLAVEGKAPKFLTKVNKNGVPTNALYVTLAVGSLALLSSFFGEGQVYNWLLNLSGLSGFIAWLGIAISHYRFRKGYVAQGKDLKELPYRAKWFPLGPILAFLACLFIVLAQNYQAFTGHAINWQGVLVSYIGIPVFLIVWLGYKVKHRTKVVPYKEMDLSRK, from the coding sequence ATGATGGGACTAACAAACCCGAAAAATGATCGTACAGAAACGAATACTAACCAAACTTCTTTAAAAAGAGGTCTAAAAGCAAGACATTTAACTATGATTTCAATTGGTGGATCGATTGGGACAGGTTTATTTTTAGCTAGTGGATCTTCAATAAGTGAAGCTGGTCCTGGTGGTGCTATTTTAGCTTACGGATTGATTGGTATAATGGTTTATTTCTTAATGACTAGTTTAGGTGAGATGGCGACTTATTTACCAGTTTCTGGTTCATTTAGTACTTACGGATCTCGCTATGTAGACCCAGCATTTGGTTTTGCAATGGGTTGGAATTATTGGTATAACTGGGCGATTACATTAGCTTTTGAATTATTAGCTTCAGCAATGCTTATGAAATATTGGTTCCCACATACTCCAGCAGTATTATGGAGCGGAATCTTTTTAGTTATTATTTTAGGTTTAAATTTACTTTCAGTTAAAGGTTATGGTGAATCAGAATTTTGGTTCTCATTAATTAAAGTAGTTACTGTTGTTGTCTTTTTAATTGTTGGTATTGCAATGATTTTTGGTATTTTAAAAGGGCATGATGCAGGTTTTAAAAACTTTACTGTTGGTGATGCTCCATTCCATAATGGATTTTTGGGTGTATTATCAATCTTTATCGTTGCAGGATTTTCATTCCAAGGAACTGAATTAATTGGTGTTGCAGCAGGTGAGACAGAACATCCAGAAAAAAATGTTCCAAAAGCTATTCGTCAAATTTTCTGGCGTATCCTTTTATTTTACGTGTTAGCGATTGTAGTAATTGGCTTATTAATTCCTTATACAGATCCTGACTTAGTGCGAGGCAGTGTTGCTGTTAGTCCATTTACTTTAGTATTTGAAAAATTAGGTGTTGCATTTGCAGCGTCTGTTATGAATACAGTTATTTTAACATCAGTTTTATCTGCAGGTAATAGCGGAACATATGCGTCAACACGTATGTTATATACTCTAGCAGTAGAAGGAAAAGCACCTAAATTCTTAACAAAAGTAAATAAAAATGGTGTTCCTACAAATGCTTTATACGTAACACTTGCAGTTGGTTCTTTAGCTCTTTTATCTTCATTTTTCGGTGAAGGCCAAGTTTACAATTGGTTATTAAATTTATCTGGTTTATCAGGTTTTATAGCTTGGTTAGGTATTGCGATTTCTCACTACCGATTCCGTAAAGGGTATGTTGCTCAAGGGAAAGATTTGAAAGAACTTCCTTACCGTGCAAAATGGTTCCCTCTAGGTCCAATCTTAGCATTCTTAGCTTGTTTATTTATTGTTTTAGCTCAAAACTATCAAGCATTTACTGGTCATGCAATTAACTGGCAGGGTGTACTTGTTTCATACATTGGAATTCCTGTATTTTTAATTGTTTGGTTAGGTTATAAAGTTAAACATAGAACAAAAGTTGTACCTTATAAAGAAATGGATTTAAGTAGAAAATAA
- a CDS encoding TetR family transcriptional regulator yields MSPRIGLNFNELLRASIKIVDTEGWEALTISYLAKKLTIQPPSIYNHIKNLDELKNSVALYAITQLYEQLKEAVNHQRSEKAIFALAFAYLNYARTHPGLYKATLSPSQTPKDEYHQTANKILNLIYEIMKPYNLTDIELIHAVRGLRSLLHGFVSLEKSEGFGINIPIDESVLFVLKNYISNLKQ; encoded by the coding sequence ATGTCACCAAGAATTGGATTGAATTTTAATGAATTACTGAGGGCTTCAATTAAAATTGTCGATACAGAAGGGTGGGAAGCTTTAACGATAAGTTATCTTGCAAAGAAGCTAACGATTCAACCACCATCGATCTATAATCATATTAAGAATTTAGATGAACTAAAAAATAGTGTTGCCCTATATGCTATTACACAGCTTTATGAACAACTTAAAGAGGCTGTTAATCATCAAAGGAGCGAGAAAGCAATTTTTGCTTTAGCCTTTGCTTATCTTAATTACGCTCGAACTCATCCAGGTTTATACAAAGCTACCTTATCTCCGTCTCAAACACCAAAAGATGAGTATCATCAAACAGCGAATAAAATTTTAAACCTAATTTACGAAATAATGAAACCATATAATTTAACCGATATTGAACTGATTCATGCAGTTAGGGGTTTAAGGAGCTTACTCCATGGCTTTGTCTCACTTGAAAAAAGCGAAGGATTTGGTATAAATATTCCAATCGATGAAAGTGTGCTTTTTGTATTGAAAAATTATATAAGTAATTTGAAGCAATGA
- a CDS encoding ABC transporter permease: MNIFNIAFMEIKRDFRDVRTLFFMLAFPILLMLVLGTSLSNAFTTSVPIKDVHVLYKDQSTTGEFSKYFNEFVKGTKDSGIHFKKANNNTDGEKEVKRNQYDGYISIQDNGIKLYLNEGNSVEGSVIQGMLTSFVDKYNVGVEVAKIDPTQVKEVFLANHDDYIKDTSIASNKQPGSMDYYAIAMTTMIALYGAMSASKLITGERVRKTADRLIVSPISKFEIFIGKILGSLAANFLCIIVVVYFSKFFFKANWGNHLLLVFIVLLTEVLLSISLGLVVSYITKSNASSRAIIMIVVQLSSFFGGAYFKLGDTSGILKIITHFSPLTWVNTAITKIIYTNDLSAAIPALIFNIGFSLLFLVVASISLQRREGL, translated from the coding sequence TTGAATATTTTTAATATTGCTTTCATGGAAATTAAGCGTGACTTTCGAGATGTAAGGACCCTATTTTTTATGTTAGCATTTCCAATACTTTTAATGCTTGTTTTAGGTACTTCACTTTCAAATGCTTTTACAACATCTGTCCCAATTAAAGATGTACATGTCTTATACAAAGATCAATCAACTACAGGTGAATTTTCGAAGTATTTTAATGAATTTGTGAAAGGAACGAAAGATTCAGGAATTCATTTTAAAAAGGCAAATAATAATACAGATGGTGAGAAGGAAGTAAAACGAAATCAATATGATGGATATATTTCTATTCAAGATAATGGAATTAAGCTTTATTTAAATGAAGGTAACAGTGTTGAAGGTAGCGTTATTCAAGGAATGTTAACTTCTTTTGTTGATAAATATAATGTTGGAGTTGAGGTCGCAAAAATTGATCCAACTCAAGTTAAAGAAGTCTTTTTAGCAAATCATGACGATTATATTAAGGATACTTCTATTGCATCAAATAAACAGCCAGGTTCGATGGATTATTACGCGATTGCAATGACGACTATGATCGCACTTTATGGTGCCATGTCTGCAAGTAAATTGATTACTGGTGAAAGAGTTAGAAAAACAGCTGATCGATTAATTGTATCGCCTATTTCTAAATTTGAGATTTTTATAGGGAAAATACTTGGAAGTTTAGCAGCTAATTTTCTTTGTATTATTGTAGTTGTCTATTTCAGTAAATTCTTTTTTAAAGCAAACTGGGGGAACCATCTTTTATTAGTATTTATTGTATTACTAACTGAAGTGCTTCTTTCAATCAGTTTAGGATTGGTTGTAAGCTATATAACGAAATCAAATGCTTCTTCAAGAGCGATCATCATGATTGTTGTGCAACTATCATCATTCTTTGGTGGAGCTTACTTTAAATTAGGTGATACTAGTGGGATCTTAAAAATCATTACACATTTTTCTCCACTAACATGGGTTAATACAGCAATTACAAAAATAATTTATACAAACGATTTATCAGCTGCAATTCCCGCTCTTATTTTTAATATAGGTTTTTCTCTACTATTTTTAGTAGTTGCATCTATTTCTCTACAAAGAAGGGAGGGGCTGTAG
- a CDS encoding ABC transporter ATP-binding protein, with the protein MKVLEIKNLTKKFGDFIAVDNMSLSIEEGEIFGFLGANGAGKSTTINIISGLLRSNQGTVEILGKNSKKYNKFAKMNIGMVPQDLAIYEDLTAYENVRFFAGLYGLRGSELNERVEEALQFVGLEDKFKEYPKNFSGGMKRRLNIACAIAHRPKLIIMDEPTVGIDPHSRNYILNSVRKLNEMGCTIIYTSHYMEEVEEICSRISIIDHGKIIAEGTKEQLKSIITNTKDIRIEVKTNEKIDVTALKAINGVENVHILDNVITITSDNGVNNLNKIIQHFINSEIEISSLQENAPNLETVFLTLTGRNLRD; encoded by the coding sequence ATGAAAGTTTTAGAGATAAAAAATTTAACGAAAAAATTTGGTGATTTTATAGCCGTTGATAATATGTCTTTGTCAATTGAAGAAGGAGAAATCTTTGGATTTCTTGGTGCAAATGGAGCAGGGAAAAGTACAACAATTAATATCATTTCAGGATTACTTCGAAGTAATCAAGGTACTGTTGAAATCCTTGGTAAAAATAGTAAAAAGTATAATAAATTTGCGAAAATGAATATTGGAATGGTACCGCAGGATTTAGCTATTTATGAAGATTTAACTGCATATGAAAATGTCAGATTTTTTGCCGGCTTATACGGACTAAGAGGCTCAGAATTAAATGAAAGAGTAGAAGAAGCATTACAATTTGTAGGGCTTGAAGATAAATTTAAGGAGTATCCAAAAAACTTCTCTGGTGGGATGAAGAGAAGATTAAATATTGCTTGTGCGATTGCACACCGACCAAAGCTTATTATTATGGATGAACCTACTGTTGGCATTGACCCACATTCACGTAATTACATTCTTAATAGCGTACGTAAGCTAAACGAAATGGGCTGTACAATTATTTATACGAGCCATTACATGGAAGAAGTGGAAGAAATTTGCTCTCGTATCTCAATCATTGATCATGGGAAAATCATCGCTGAAGGAACGAAAGAACAGCTTAAATCGATTATTACGAATACTAAGGATATTCGAATTGAAGTTAAAACAAATGAAAAAATTGATGTGACAGCACTTAAAGCTATTAATGGTGTAGAGAATGTTCATATTTTGGATAATGTGATTACTATTACATCAGATAATGGTGTAAATAATTTAAATAAAATTATTCAGCATTTTATTAATAGTGAGATTGAAATCAGCTCATTACAGGAAAACGCGCCTAACTTAGAAACTGTTTTCCTTACATTAACAGGTCGAAACTTACGCGATTAA
- a CDS encoding zinc-dependent alcohol dehydrogenase family protein has translation MKAIVIHQYGDSSEFKHVEISMPKPTSNQVLVKVAATSINPIDTKIRKGIVPNAFQPNFPMILHSDFSGEVVEVGENVSHFEVGDLVFGLNVFSGTLTDYFLIEESFIAKAPKNLPIQEAASLPLTSITAWEALFDRGNLKQGDHILIHGGTGGVGHVAIQLAKAFGAIVTTTVSSNEKADLVKKLGVDHVINYKEETVEDYVKRLTNGQGFDLVFDTVGQKNLDKSFLSVKPQGTVLAIAARSTHDLTLLHNKSLSLHVIFIMLTQKTKEGRMEHSAILNKISSLVEEGKLKPLINPKSFTFNQVKEAHDYFENNEVQFGKVLIENK, from the coding sequence ATGAAAGCGATTGTAATTCATCAATATGGAGATAGTTCTGAATTTAAACATGTTGAAATTTCAATGCCAAAGCCAACTAGTAATCAAGTATTAGTAAAGGTTGCTGCAACTAGTATTAATCCAATCGATACAAAAATAAGAAAAGGCATTGTGCCGAATGCGTTTCAGCCTAATTTTCCTATGATTTTACATAGTGATTTTTCTGGTGAAGTTGTTGAAGTAGGTGAGAATGTTTCACATTTTGAAGTTGGCGATTTAGTATTTGGTTTAAATGTCTTTAGTGGGACGTTGACAGATTATTTTTTAATTGAAGAATCGTTTATTGCTAAAGCTCCAAAGAATTTACCGATTCAAGAAGCGGCTAGTTTACCATTAACGTCTATAACTGCTTGGGAAGCACTTTTTGATAGAGGTAATTTAAAACAAGGTGATCATATTTTAATTCATGGTGGGACTGGTGGTGTTGGTCACGTTGCTATTCAATTGGCGAAAGCTTTTGGAGCAATCGTTACGACAACTGTTTCATCAAATGAAAAAGCTGATTTAGTTAAAAAGCTAGGTGTTGATCATGTCATCAATTATAAAGAAGAGACTGTAGAAGACTATGTAAAACGACTAACAAATGGACAAGGCTTTGATCTTGTTTTTGATACTGTTGGTCAAAAAAACCTAGATAAATCATTTCTTTCAGTGAAACCACAAGGTACCGTATTAGCGATCGCTGCACGTTCGACACATGACTTAACTCTTTTACATAATAAATCATTATCTTTGCACGTCATTTTTATTATGCTCACTCAAAAGACGAAAGAAGGGCGAATGGAGCATAGTGCTATTTTAAATAAAATTTCTTCTTTAGTTGAAGAAGGAAAATTAAAGCCACTCATCAATCCAAAATCATTCACGTTTAATCAAGTGAAAGAAGCCCATGATTACTTCGAAAATAATGAAGTGCAATTTGGTAAAGTATTAATTGAAAATAAGTAA
- a CDS encoding response regulator transcription factor: protein MKIKLIIADDNSFIREGLKIILSSYEEFEVLETVDDGNEAFKYCQSHQVDVALLDVRMPNMNGVEATKLISEQTKTKPLILTTFDDDEYIIDAVKNGAKGYLLKNNDPERIREAIKSVYHGNTIMQDLVLDKIRTNLSNNTNITDTKIDTSLFTQRELDVMSLIAKGLSNKEISKQIYISEGTVANYITSILGKTGLEHRTQIAIFYITGKVD, encoded by the coding sequence ATGAAAATAAAACTAATTATTGCAGATGATAATTCATTTATTAGGGAAGGACTTAAAATAATATTGAGTTCTTATGAAGAGTTTGAAGTGCTAGAAACTGTAGATGATGGGAATGAGGCGTTTAAATATTGTCAAAGTCATCAAGTAGATGTTGCTCTTTTAGATGTTCGAATGCCTAATATGAATGGTGTGGAGGCTACGAAGCTTATTTCTGAGCAGACTAAAACGAAGCCACTTATTTTAACTACTTTTGATGATGATGAGTATATTATTGACGCTGTGAAAAATGGAGCAAAGGGCTATTTATTAAAAAATAATGATCCAGAACGAATTCGAGAAGCGATTAAAAGTGTTTATCATGGAAATACAATCATGCAGGATTTAGTACTGGATAAAATAAGAACGAATTTATCAAATAATACTAATATAACTGACACAAAGATTGATACAAGTTTATTTACTCAAAGGGAGTTAGATGTAATGTCTTTAATTGCAAAAGGCCTATCGAATAAGGAAATATCTAAGCAAATATATATATCAGAAGGTACTGTTGCTAACTATATTACTTCAATTCTTGGGAAGACAGGTTTAGAACATCGAACACAAATTGCTATTTTCTATATTACTGGGAAAGTAGACTGA
- a CDS encoding sensor histidine kinase — translation MERWIILNKLSVILYIALICIYNEIPNFSWVLFALLVYFCINISLYLIKNSNFIKCLLILSICLIVYSNLKIQPLFFLLLPMSIFEIVSFFISKKWISWFFSLLPIFHLHHSLQPIYGLITLVSFIVFSIVDLYNTRLRFKEDQIDKMRSTIQKLSKKLNNHSEFMEQSEYTFKLEERNRISQEIHDKIGHSMTGALFQMEAAKHLMGHNQEKALELLQNAINISKDGIENIRLTLKNMKPPTEQMGIHHMKLFIDEFSAKHDLKTLFVYKGNLDLITPIQWKIIQENVVEALTNTMKYADATEVSIEIYVMNKMIKTNVKDNGRGKVIVKKGLGIIGMEERTAAVNGKIIVDGQDGFSVTTLLPIE, via the coding sequence ATGGAGCGTTGGATTATTTTAAATAAGCTCTCTGTTATTTTGTATATTGCTTTAATTTGTATTTATAATGAAATTCCTAATTTCTCTTGGGTTCTTTTTGCACTACTTGTTTATTTTTGTATAAACATTAGTCTGTATTTAATAAAAAATTCAAACTTTATAAAATGTTTGCTTATTTTATCAATTTGTTTAATCGTCTATTCCAATTTAAAGATTCAGCCATTATTTTTCTTGTTACTGCCTATGTCTATTTTTGAGATTGTTTCTTTCTTTATTTCGAAAAAATGGATTAGTTGGTTTTTTTCGTTACTCCCAATTTTTCACCTACATCATTCTTTACAGCCGATTTATGGTTTAATTACGTTAGTTAGTTTTATTGTTTTTTCAATTGTGGATTTGTATAACACTAGATTACGCTTTAAAGAAGATCAAATTGACAAGATGAGAAGTACAATTCAAAAGCTTTCAAAAAAATTAAATAACCATAGTGAGTTTATGGAACAGTCAGAGTACACGTTTAAATTAGAAGAGCGGAATCGTATTTCTCAAGAAATACATGATAAAATTGGGCATTCCATGACAGGTGCATTATTTCAAATGGAAGCAGCTAAGCATTTAATGGGCCATAATCAGGAGAAGGCATTAGAATTACTGCAAAATGCAATTAATATTTCAAAGGATGGAATTGAAAATATAAGACTTACTTTAAAAAATATGAAGCCACCAACTGAGCAAATGGGAATTCATCATATGAAATTATTCATAGATGAATTTTCAGCTAAGCATGATTTAAAAACACTATTTGTTTATAAAGGAAACTTAGACCTTATTACGCCAATTCAATGGAAAATAATTCAGGAAAATGTAGTCGAGGCATTAACAAATACGATGAAATATGCTGATGCAACAGAAGTTTCAATTGAAATTTATGTAATGAATAAAATGATTAAAACGAATGTGAAAGATAATGGTAGAGGGAAAGTGATCGTTAAAAAAGGGTTAGGAATTATTGGTATGGAAGAGAGAACGGCAGCTGTAAACGGTAAAATAATTGTTGATGGCCAAGATGGTTTTTCGGTAACCACTTTGCTTCCAATCGAATAA
- a CDS encoding ABC transporter permease, which yields MQTVFWLISNTLRATFKNKKNIIMYIGVPLIGIFISFLAYGGSSKTVVHVGIVNNDHQYIANDTVKFLDHLDNVKIEKIKKSDVNDKIASGSLDCVISLDNGFTNSVRSGNPGHIQITSIKGAQITSFVKSYLYNYVDNISAIGKVAKTDQAKFDQMYSNYQSASFKVSTKTVSDSSQSENMTTYSLGFLIMIMLMSAGNLSEIILKEKENRIYYRLLSAPINARMYIFSNIVVNMIIMTVQVILTLFFMTNVFHIDIHIPFWEAAVVMMLFALIAVGISLMIVAFSNNSKSSGALQNLIVVPTVMISGCFWPIEIMPSSVQRIADFLPQRWTLETLTKLQNGSSLGSLYLNILILLVFAIAFFLIAIYKFSRNSSTRNFV from the coding sequence ATGCAGACAGTTTTTTGGCTAATTTCGAATACTTTAAGAGCTACGTTCAAAAACAAGAAAAATATCATTATGTATATAGGTGTTCCTTTAATTGGTATTTTTATTTCCTTCCTAGCTTATGGAGGTTCAAGTAAAACAGTCGTTCATGTTGGAATTGTCAATAATGATCACCAGTATATTGCGAATGATACGGTCAAATTTTTAGATCATCTAGATAATGTTAAAATTGAAAAAATAAAAAAATCTGATGTTAATGATAAAATTGCTTCCGGATCACTTGATTGTGTCATTTCGTTAGATAATGGCTTCACAAATAGTGTTCGTTCTGGTAATCCAGGGCATATTCAAATCACTTCTATAAAAGGTGCTCAAATTACAAGCTTCGTAAAATCTTATTTATATAATTATGTCGACAATATTTCAGCAATAGGTAAAGTTGCAAAAACAGATCAGGCTAAATTTGATCAAATGTATTCTAACTATCAAAGTGCAAGCTTCAAAGTATCAACAAAAACAGTATCAGATTCATCCCAATCTGAAAATATGACGACATATAGCTTAGGATTTTTGATTATGATTATGCTAATGTCAGCAGGGAATCTTTCTGAAATTATTTTAAAGGAAAAAGAAAATCGTATTTATTACAGACTTTTATCAGCTCCTATTAATGCTAGAATGTATATTTTCTCAAATATTGTAGTGAATATGATTATAATGACTGTTCAAGTAATCCTTACGCTCTTCTTTATGACGAATGTGTTCCATATCGATATTCATATTCCGTTTTGGGAAGCAGCAGTTGTTATGATGCTTTTTGCTTTGATTGCTGTAGGAATATCATTAATGATCGTAGCGTTCTCAAATAATTCAAAATCATCAGGAGCATTACAGAATTTAATTGTTGTACCAACCGTCATGATTTCTGGTTGTTTCTGGCCGATCGAAATTATGCCATCATCAGTTCAAAGAATTGCAGATTTTCTTCCTCAAAGATGGACGTTAGAGACATTGACGAAGCTACAAAATGGAAGTAGCTTAGGAAGTTTATATTTAAACATCTTAATTCTTCTAGTATTTGCGATTGCATTTTTCTTAATTGCTATTTATAAGTTTAGTCGTAATAGTTCTACGAGAAATTTTGTGTAA